The bacterium genome includes the window TTTTTTATTGTTGGAAGCTTTAAATTTACTTCCATCAATAGCCAGCAGTTCTCCTCCGAAAAGCCCGTTCTCACGGCACATCAAAGTAAAAATGCGACACAGATTCCGAATGGCCAGACCATTATTCTTCTGAAAATCCGCTATGGTTTTTAAATCCGGATGAAGCTTTCTGAGAAACCAGATTACCTCAAGATTTCTATAGCTTTCTGTCTCCAACTTGCGACTCGAACGAACTTTGTTTAGATAACCGTAAAGATAAAGTTTTAGCAAATCTCCCGGATCATAGGGAGGGCGACCAGTGTTCTTAGGCGTTGCCTTTTGAAAGTTCAACGCCTCCAGGTCGAGGTGATCTACAAAAGCATCAATATATCGAACCTGGGCCTCCTCAGGCACGTAGTCTTCAAGAACCTCGCGAAACATAACCGATTGGTACCGACCTTCACCTTGGATGTGCTATTACCTCTACTAATAGTATTACTATAGTAATACTATACATTTAGGAGTTTCACACAGTCTGTCCTTGCAGCGGACGGCAACCGTACCTTGTTGAGTCTTGTCGCTTGCAAATCGGCTCACAACCTGTAATGCAAGGCAACGTATAATCGGCTATCATAGTCTTGTGCTCGGGTGTGGCTTCAAGCGCCAAGCCTTCGCTCGGCACGGCTGGAAAACGAAGATTAAACGCAAGAAAATTGAAATGCTGGATGAATATGAGTTTTCTTCTGGCGTTCGCGGCAAGTATGTGTCTCGTTACCGCCACGGAACCAACGTAGTTGTCCTCGGCCCTGACGTGGCAAAAGTGTTTCCCAATTCCAGGTCAGTTAACAAGGCACTTCGAGAGTTAGCTCGAAAGAACGGAAAGTAGAATAACAGGCGCGAGCGAACAACTTGTTGCACCGGACGTATCCCGCGCGTTGCTCAGTCATGCCGGTTGCAATCCATTAACTAAGTCTAGCTGAAGGAGAAGCTTTAATCGTTTATCATGTTTTGTGCTCGGGTTGATTGCAACCGGCATGCCTTCGCTCGGCACGGTCTGCGCCGTTGAACTCGAGTGTTCGGCGGCCTAGATGCGGACTAGTGACAAAGTCGGTAGGTGTTAATCATGAACGATGAAGCGAAACTGGTTTATGATCCCCAGGATTTAGAACGATTGTTGGTTTCTCGAGAGTTTGAAGAGATCGTCAAGATTCTGGAGCTTGAGGAGATTCCATATCTCCTCCAACTCGGTACGGCGCTTCACTTCCGAATCGCGGGGAACCCAGAATGGCAGGCCGTGTTACATCTTGGGACCAGAACATGCGGTTCAGGTCCGGCAAATTATTGAAGGTGTCCATTCTAAAAAGAATCGTCCTGCGCCGGATTGTCCGTTTTGCAAAACCGCTCTTGATGATTCCGAACAAGTAATCACATGCGATAGCTGTCGGACTAGTCATCATTTAGGGTGTTGGTACGAAAAGGGCGGTTGTAGCGTGTTTGGGTGTAAGAGTGAAATGGGCCACATAGTATAAAACCATGCGAGGCCGAACGAGTCGTTGTAGTCGACAACAACCGTGCCTCACTCAGTCTTGTTGCTTGCAATCGGTTAACAAGCATTTGTTTACGGCAAAGTATTTCGGGTTAAAATAGTTTGTGGTAGGGAGTGGTTGCAAGCAGCAAGCCTTCGCTGGTCACGGTTGCGGCCGGTGAGCTCCAGCGTTAGGCCGAACGGTCAGAGTCATCGGACGAAAGGAGGAGAAGTATGACACGGATAATCCGCACTCACTTGTGTAAGTTGCTCGAGATCGAGGCGCCGATCTTTGCGGCGCCGATGGGATTCCTCACCGGCCCACACCTTGCCGCGGCGGTAAGTAACGCCGGTGGCCTTGGCATTATGTCATTCAACGCGAATCCGCCGCCCTTGCTACGGGATGAGATTCGTTATCTGCGGTCACTTACGAGCAAGCCCTTCGGTGTAGGCGTGCTGCTAAGCGGGCCTCACTTGCCGTTTTCGGTTGAATCGATCGTGGACGTGTGCCTGGAAGAACGAGTTCCCGTCCTATTAACTTTTTGGGGCGATCCGACGCCGTACGTCGCCCGGGCGCACGCAGCCGGTGTGAAGGTGATG containing:
- a CDS encoding transposase, encoding MFREVLEDYVPEEAQVRYIDAFVDHLDLEALNFQKATPKNTGRPPYDPGDLLKLYLYGYLNKVRSSRKLETESYRNLEVIWFLRKLHPDLKTIADFQKNNGLAIRNLCRIFTLMCRENGLFGGELLAIDGSKFKASNNKKRNFTQSKLKRLIKETDKKIDEYLEELDREDQNEADIQNPTKEKLRKKIERLDENLRKYLAIQEQMKSSGQTQVSLTDPDRRFKSVTTSSLPSTPNTKWLLITRLQTR